A stretch of DNA from Candidatus Fonsibacter ubiquis:
TTCTCATTAATACTCATAATCAAGAAAAATATATTTTTAGATGTATAGATTCATGTTTAAAACAGACATATTCAAGAAGTTTTGAAATTTTAATATTTGATACCTCAAACAAAAAAAATATAAAAATTAATAGTTATTTAAAACATAAAAATATTAAATATTTTTATGCAAAAAGTTTTTCAAAAATTCCTGAGTTAAATCAAATTATTAAAATTAAAAAACTTTTATTGGCTTCCAAGGGTGAAATTATTTGCTTATTGGATGGTGATGATTTTTTCAGTAAAGATAAACTAAAAAATATTATAAATATTAAAAGTGGTATTAAAAATAATTTATATCAAAATTTTTCTTATAATTATTTTGAATCCAATAAAAAAAAAAAAATAATATCATTTCCATTTTATAAAAAATATTTTTTTTATAAATACTTAATTAATGATTGGCCTTTTATTTCTGGGACTAGCAGTTTATTTTTTCATAGGAACATTTTGAAAGAATTTTTTAAAAGAATTGATATATTAAAATATTGTACACTTGCTATTGATATAAAATTAATGCTATTTGCGATGAGCTTTTATCAAATAAAAATTTTTCCTTATTATCTCACTTATAAAAGTATTAATAATGATAACCTAAGTAAAAACTACAAAAGTTTTTTTTCTTTAAATTTTTGGAATAGAAGAGTTGAGCAAACTGTTTTTCAAGAACATTTTTTCACTTATAAACTAAATTTAAACTATTTAATTAACAAACTTTTTTCTTTTATTATAAAGTTTAAATCCAAATAAATGATATATTTATTAACAGGCTCCAGTGGATTTATAGGTTTTCATCTTGCTAATGAGTTATTGAGGAATCCAAAAAATAAGGTTTATGGTCTCGATTCTTTAAATAAATATTATTCAATTAGTCTTAAAAAAAAAAGAACAAATATACTAAAAAAAAAAAAAAATTTTAAATTTTTAAATATTAATTTATGTAATTATAATTTATCTAAAAAAATTATTTTGGAAATAAAACCAAATTTTATATTTCATTTAGCAGGACAACC
This window harbors:
- a CDS encoding glycosyltransferase family 2 protein, yielding MQFSILINTHNQEKYIFRCIDSCLKQTYSRSFEILIFDTSNKKNIKINSYLKHKNIKYFYAKSFSKIPELNQIIKIKKLLLASKGEIICLLDGDDFFSKDKLKNIINIKSGIKNNLYQNFSYNYFESNKKKKIISFPFYKKYFFYKYLINDWPFISGTSSLFFHRNILKEFFKRIDILKYCTLAIDIKLMLFAMSFYQIKIFPYYLTYKSINNDNLSKNYKSFFSLNFWNRRVEQTVFQEHFFTYKLNLNYLINKLFSFIIKFKSK